GCACCTCCCCGGAGCTGTGGGCAGACCGGACCGAGCTGCTGAACGTCCCGTTCGCCGCAGTGAACACTGCGATCCTCGTGCTCTCCTCGTTCACGTGCCAGATGGGCGTGTTCGCGGCGGAGGACCTGCAGCCCTACAAGATCGGCAAGGGACAGAAGAACGGCGCCGGACGCCGTCGCCTGTTCGGCTGGGGAATGGTCGAGTGGTTCTTCCTCACCTTCGCCCTCGGCGCGATCTTCGTCTCCGGCCAGGTCTGGGAGTACGCCCAGCTGGTCGCTGAAGGCATGCCGATCGGCGCCGACTCCTACGCTTCCGCGTTCTACCTGACGACCGGCTTCCACGCCCTGCACGTCACCGGTGGTCTGGTCGCGTTCCTGCTCGTCATCGGCCGTGCATACGCCGTCAAGAACTTCCGGCACAAGGAGGCGACCTCCTCGATCGTGGTGTCCTACTACTGGCACTTCGTCGACGTCGTCTGGATCGTGCTGTTCCTCGTTATCTACTTCCTGAAATGAGAGCGGAGCTGATCCCCGAGATGGCACGAGAGAAGAAGCGCCGTTCCGGCGGTCGTCGCAGCCCTTTGGCGGCAGCGGCGCTCATCGGAGCAGGCCTCATGATCACCGGCGCTGTGTACGCCGGAGCGACCGCCGCGTTCGCTGCATCCGACACCCAGTCGGCCGCGACCTCGCAGCTGACCGTTGAAGACGGCGAGAAGCTGTTCACGGCCAACTGCGCCACCTGCCACGGTCTCGACCTGGAGGGAACGGCCAACGGCCCCAGCCTCTACGGCGTGGGCGAACTGGCAACCGAGTTCCAGCTGTCGACCGGTCGCATGCCCCTGCAGATGCAGGGACCGCAGGCACCGCAGAAGGCACCGCAGTTCACGGAGGACCAGATCCTCGCGATCTCGTCCTTCGTCCAGTCCGAGGCACCCGGCCCGACGTTCCCGTCGGACCACATCCTCGACGGCAAGGGTGACGTGTCCAAGGGCGCGGAGCTGTTCCGCGTCAACTGCGCGATGTGCCACAACGTGGCCGCCGCCGGTGGAGCGCTCACCGAGGGCAAGTACGCCCCCGGACTCAGCGAGACCAGCGCACTGCACATGTACGCGGCCATGGTCACCGGCCCGCAGAACATGCCTGTCTTCGGCGACATGAACCTGTCCGACGAAGACAAGCGCGACATCATCTCGGCGCTGCTCTTCCAGCAGCAGTCCGTGCAGATCGGCGGATTCTCGCTCGGCTCGCTCGGACCGGTCTCCGAGGGCCTGTTCGTGTGGATCTTCGGTATCGGCGCACTCGTCGCCGTCACCGTGTGGATCACGGCGAAGTCCAACTGACGCTTAATCATCGAAGAGGAACGTACGAGGAGCACCATGGCACACGACGACGACTCGCAGGCTCTTGACAGGGCCTACCAGCCCTCTCCGGGGCTGGGTGTCGCAGTCAGCGATCCCGTGCAGAACCCCGGGCTTCCGCCGCACCGCGAGCGGATGACCGATAAGGACCCGCGCGCTGAGAAGGCCGCTGTCCGCACTGTCTACACGCTGTTCTACCTCTCGCTCGCCGGCAGCATCTGGGCGGTCGCCGCCTACATGCTGTTCCCGATCGAGAGCGGCGCGCTCATCGACATCCGGCAGAACAACCTCTTCATCGGTCTCGGCATCGCCCTCGCGTTGCTGGCCCTCGGTATCGGTGCGATCCACTGGTCCAAGGCGCTCATGTCCGACAAGGAGTTCATCGAGCACCGCCACCCC
The DNA window shown above is from Microbacterium maritypicum and carries:
- the ctaE gene encoding aa3-type cytochrome oxidase subunit III, translated to MTTSATYAPAARTIKRPNPVAVGTIVWLGSEVMFFAGLFAIYFTLRSTSPELWADRTELLNVPFAAVNTAILVLSSFTCQMGVFAAEDLQPYKIGKGQKNGAGRRRLFGWGMVEWFFLTFALGAIFVSGQVWEYAQLVAEGMPIGADSYASAFYLTTGFHALHVTGGLVAFLLVIGRAYAVKNFRHKEATSSIVVSYYWHFVDVVWIVLFLVIYFLK
- the qcrC gene encoding cytochrome bc1 complex diheme cytochrome c subunit gives rise to the protein MAREKKRRSGGRRSPLAAAALIGAGLMITGAVYAGATAAFAASDTQSAATSQLTVEDGEKLFTANCATCHGLDLEGTANGPSLYGVGELATEFQLSTGRMPLQMQGPQAPQKAPQFTEDQILAISSFVQSEAPGPTFPSDHILDGKGDVSKGAELFRVNCAMCHNVAAAGGALTEGKYAPGLSETSALHMYAAMVTGPQNMPVFGDMNLSDEDKRDIISALLFQQQSVQIGGFSLGSLGPVSEGLFVWIFGIGALVAVTVWITAKSN